A genome region from Skermanella rosea includes the following:
- a CDS encoding ATPase domain-containing protein codes for MPEPVPTKKLQTGIPELDLVLRGGLPYHRLHLLEGAPGAGKTTIALQFLLEGRRMGERGLYITLSESTEELVASAASHGWSLDGIDLFDLIPIEAELDRQQSVLYPAEVELGETMRLITDRIAVDKPDRVVIDSLSELRLIAQDQLRYRRQILALKQALQGRRCTTLVLDDLTSHLGSKELHSLMHGVISLEMIERNYGASRRRLRVAKMRGADYQSGWHDFAITSGDVLVFPSLISEEHRAEFGTADMSSGLKELDDLLGGGLTRGTTTMLVGPSGVGKSSLALQYAMSAVRAGEHASYFSFDETFGTLSDRSAALGIDIAGPVGSGRLGWHRASPSRLSPGEFVWQVRRQVEDFDARVVVIDSLNSYINTMPEETALILQLHELLNYLNNKGVVTILILAQQGIVGNVENPVDLSFISDTVVLLRFFEAGGEVRKAISVVKKRSGIHELAIREFQLFPNGMRVGPKLLNFRGVLTGIPSLEGALTPLPGGEGEGG; via the coding sequence GTGCCCGAGCCGGTACCGACGAAGAAGCTGCAGACCGGTATCCCTGAACTGGACCTGGTCCTGCGGGGCGGCCTGCCGTACCACAGGCTGCACCTGCTCGAAGGGGCTCCCGGTGCCGGCAAGACCACCATCGCCCTCCAGTTCCTGCTGGAAGGGCGCCGGATGGGCGAGCGGGGGCTATACATCACCCTGTCGGAATCCACCGAGGAACTGGTCGCCTCCGCCGCCAGCCACGGCTGGTCGCTGGACGGCATCGACCTGTTCGACCTGATCCCGATCGAAGCGGAACTGGACCGTCAGCAGTCCGTGCTCTACCCGGCGGAGGTCGAGCTGGGCGAGACGATGCGGCTGATCACCGACCGCATCGCCGTCGACAAGCCCGACCGCGTGGTGATCGACAGCCTGTCCGAGCTTCGGCTGATCGCGCAGGACCAGCTCCGCTACCGCCGGCAGATCCTGGCGCTGAAGCAGGCGCTCCAGGGCCGCCGCTGCACGACGCTGGTGCTGGACGACCTGACCAGCCATCTCGGCAGCAAGGAACTGCACAGCCTGATGCACGGCGTCATCTCCCTGGAGATGATCGAGCGGAACTACGGCGCGTCGCGCCGCCGGCTGCGGGTCGCCAAGATGCGCGGCGCCGACTACCAGAGCGGCTGGCACGATTTCGCGATCACGTCGGGCGACGTGCTGGTGTTCCCCAGCCTGATCTCCGAGGAACACCGCGCCGAGTTCGGTACCGCCGACATGTCCAGCGGCCTCAAGGAACTGGACGACCTGCTCGGCGGAGGGCTGACCCGCGGCACCACCACCATGCTGGTCGGCCCGTCGGGCGTCGGCAAATCGTCGCTGGCGCTGCAATACGCGATGTCGGCCGTCCGGGCCGGCGAGCACGCCTCCTACTTCTCCTTCGACGAGACGTTCGGCACCCTGTCGGACCGCAGCGCCGCGCTCGGCATCGACATCGCCGGGCCGGTCGGGTCGGGGCGGCTCGGCTGGCACCGGGCCAGCCCGTCGCGCCTGTCGCCCGGCGAGTTCGTCTGGCAGGTCCGCCGGCAGGTCGAGGACTTCGACGCGCGCGTCGTCGTGATCGACAGCCTCAATTCCTATATCAACACCATGCCGGAGGAGACCGCGCTGATCCTCCAGCTGCACGAACTGCTGAACTACCTGAACAACAAGGGAGTCGTGACCATCCTGATCCTGGCCCAGCAGGGCATCGTCGGCAACGTCGAGAACCCGGTGGACCTGTCCTTCATCAGCGACACCGTCGTGCTCCTGCGGTTCTTCGAGGCGGGCGGCGAGGTCCGCAAGGCGATCTCGGTGGTCAAGAAGCGCTCCGGCATCCACGAGCTGGCCATCCGTGAATTCCAGCTTTTCCCCAACGGCATGCGGGTGGGGCCGAAGCTTCTGAACTTCCGCGGAGTCCTGACCGGCATCCCGAGCCTGGAGGGCGCCCTGACGCCCCTGCCCGGCGGCGAAGGAGAGGGCGGCTGA
- a CDS encoding SDR family oxidoreductase — protein METAPVVCVTGASAGIGRAIALAFAAEWGASIGLIARSKEALDEVAREVERLGGEALVLPLDVADEAAVHDAADRIERELGPIDVWVNNAMVTVFGRVRDLEPEELRRVTEVTYLGSAFGIQAALRHMSGRDRGTVIQIGSALAYRSIPLQAAYCGAKAAIRGFIDGLRSELIHDGSGVRISMVQLPAVNTPQFDWARSHMPRRARPMGKIFQPEDIGRAVVRVAERPRREVWLGASAMQAILGNYALPGFADRYLADNAVEGQLTAEPERQGRPDNLFETVPGLHRMRGRFGLPRHHLRLTSSGGAARAASFAAGVALVGGLGFLVHAALTGPRR, from the coding sequence ATGGAAACCGCTCCCGTCGTCTGCGTGACCGGCGCGTCCGCCGGCATCGGCCGTGCCATCGCCCTCGCCTTCGCCGCCGAATGGGGCGCCTCGATCGGCCTGATCGCCCGGTCGAAGGAAGCGCTCGACGAAGTCGCCCGGGAGGTCGAGCGGCTGGGCGGGGAAGCGCTGGTCCTGCCCCTGGACGTCGCGGACGAAGCGGCGGTCCACGACGCCGCCGACCGGATCGAGCGCGAGCTGGGGCCGATCGACGTGTGGGTCAACAACGCGATGGTCACCGTGTTCGGGCGGGTCCGCGACCTCGAGCCCGAGGAGCTGCGCCGGGTGACCGAGGTGACCTATCTCGGGTCGGCCTTCGGCATCCAGGCGGCGTTGCGCCACATGTCCGGGCGGGACCGCGGGACGGTGATCCAGATCGGCTCGGCCCTGGCCTACCGCTCGATCCCGCTCCAGGCGGCGTACTGCGGCGCCAAGGCGGCGATCCGCGGCTTCATCGACGGGCTCCGATCGGAGCTGATCCACGACGGCAGCGGTGTCAGGATCTCGATGGTCCAGCTTCCGGCCGTGAACACGCCGCAGTTCGACTGGGCGCGCAGCCACATGCCCCGGCGCGCCCGCCCCATGGGCAAGATCTTCCAGCCGGAGGACATCGGCCGCGCCGTCGTCCGGGTGGCGGAGCGGCCCCGGCGGGAGGTCTGGCTGGGCGCCTCCGCCATGCAGGCGATCCTGGGCAACTACGCGCTGCCCGGCTTTGCAGACCGCTACCTCGCGGACAACGCGGTGGAGGGGCAGCTGACGGCCGAGCCGGAAAGGCAGGGCCGCCCCGACAACCTGTTCGAGACGGTGCCCGGCCTGCACCGGATGCGCGGCCGCTTCGGCCTGCCGCGCCACCATCTGCGCCTGACCTCCAGCGGCGGCGCCGCGCGCGCCGCGAGCTTCGCCGCGGGCGTGGCGCTGGTCGGCGGGCTGGGCTTCCTGGTCCACGCCGCGCTGACCGGGCCGCGCCGCTGA
- a CDS encoding HWE histidine kinase domain-containing protein → MSDTPDGNTARSPGSRSPRPSPSFRVRTWLVLLVTACVLPLALFCMLLLYQDAKDQAGLITRQVQDRARLLAEDIDREVSRIVAGAEVLATAGTLIDGNFEAFYRRAVQVRDLLGTNILVRDLTSQQLVNTRVPWGTPLPRNDSFEVDRRAIETGEPQVSGLLTGAVARTPLLIVVVPVPRGGEPRYLLSLTIGLDRLQAIISPERLPEGWVAGMVDRDGILIGRSHRPREFVGTRLRDDLWARMRDLPQSIQSAESLDGVPSLQAYQRSEVAGWLVGVSVPESLVAAPWRRTLALFAGGGALLFLIGLSVALLVGRRLAHQIADLAGSAEALGAGRPVAVPGRGVVEIEAMGDALRGAADLIGKREAALTESEARLRRVVEGAPFPIIVHAEGGEIVHVSRTLIEATGYRRDEIATLEGWERRAFVAEGRDGTLGTARVVALDRPIDEGEFQVRTADGRTRVWSFRSAKIGRDSRDRRLVVTMAADLTERKEAEASLHLLMREVDHRAKNALAVVQSIMQLSRSDDPAAFIEAVQGRVAAMARVHTLLATTRWSGADLEVMLQAELEALAGNGRVGLSGTPVSVVAEAAQAISIVLHELATNAAKHGALSVPAGRVAVSWSVDPGDGKLVVDWREEGGPPVSPPTRSSFGTFVIDRTIKGQLRGDLSRDWRRTGLCLRMTLPPDCFRTSGVRAPALPAAPRPAEDQPRKPIRNAAVMIVEDEALTATAMARELETAGYRVLGPVGRLQEAIELARTSRPDAAVLDVNLFGQPSYPVASVLDDMGVPFLFCTGYGSLNEPDGRFDKAAVLTKPVSPTLLRDAVASLLTAGVDTEVG, encoded by the coding sequence ATGTCTGATACTCCGGACGGGAACACCGCCCGGTCGCCCGGATCGCGCTCCCCCCGCCCTTCGCCGTCCTTCCGCGTGCGGACATGGCTGGTGCTGCTGGTGACCGCCTGCGTCCTGCCGCTCGCGCTGTTCTGCATGCTGCTGCTTTATCAAGACGCGAAGGATCAGGCCGGCCTGATCACCCGGCAGGTCCAGGACAGGGCGAGGCTGCTCGCGGAGGACATCGACCGCGAGGTCTCCCGGATCGTCGCCGGGGCGGAGGTCCTGGCGACGGCCGGCACGCTGATCGACGGCAACTTCGAGGCTTTCTACCGGCGCGCCGTCCAGGTGCGCGACCTGCTCGGCACCAACATCCTGGTCCGCGACCTGACGAGCCAGCAACTCGTCAACACGCGCGTGCCGTGGGGCACGCCCCTGCCGCGCAACGACAGCTTCGAAGTGGACCGGCGGGCGATCGAGACCGGCGAGCCGCAGGTCTCCGGCCTGCTGACGGGGGCCGTCGCCAGGACGCCGCTGCTGATCGTGGTCGTCCCGGTCCCCCGTGGCGGCGAGCCCCGCTACCTCCTCAGCCTGACCATCGGGCTGGACCGGCTCCAGGCTATCATTTCCCCCGAGCGCCTCCCCGAGGGCTGGGTGGCGGGCATGGTCGATCGCGACGGCATCCTGATCGGCCGCTCGCACCGGCCCCGGGAGTTCGTCGGCACCCGGCTCCGGGACGACCTGTGGGCCAGGATGAGGGACCTGCCGCAAAGCATCCAGTCCGCGGAGAGTCTGGACGGCGTCCCGTCGTTGCAAGCCTACCAGCGTTCCGAGGTTGCCGGCTGGCTGGTCGGGGTCAGCGTTCCCGAGTCCCTGGTGGCGGCGCCGTGGCGGCGGACCCTGGCGCTTTTCGCGGGCGGCGGCGCACTCCTTTTCCTGATCGGGCTCAGCGTCGCCCTGCTCGTGGGTCGCCGGCTGGCGCACCAGATCGCCGATCTCGCCGGTTCCGCCGAGGCGCTCGGTGCCGGCCGGCCGGTCGCCGTTCCGGGCCGAGGCGTCGTGGAGATCGAGGCGATGGGTGACGCCCTGCGCGGCGCGGCTGATCTGATCGGGAAGCGCGAGGCAGCATTGACGGAGAGCGAGGCCCGGTTGCGGCGCGTCGTGGAAGGGGCTCCCTTCCCCATCATCGTGCATGCCGAAGGCGGGGAGATCGTGCATGTCAGCCGGACGCTGATCGAGGCGACCGGCTACCGGCGCGACGAGATCGCCACCCTGGAGGGCTGGGAGAGGCGCGCCTTCGTCGCCGAAGGGCGGGACGGGACCCTCGGCACCGCCCGGGTGGTCGCGCTGGACCGTCCGATCGACGAAGGGGAGTTCCAGGTCCGGACGGCGGACGGCCGGACGCGCGTCTGGTCGTTCCGTTCCGCCAAGATCGGGCGCGACAGCCGGGACCGGCGGCTCGTGGTCACCATGGCCGCCGACCTGACCGAGCGCAAGGAGGCCGAGGCGAGCCTGCACCTGCTGATGCGGGAGGTGGACCACCGCGCCAAGAACGCCCTCGCCGTCGTGCAGTCGATCATGCAGTTGAGCCGGTCCGACGACCCGGCCGCTTTCATCGAGGCCGTCCAGGGCCGCGTCGCGGCGATGGCCCGCGTCCACACCCTCCTTGCCACGACCCGCTGGTCGGGTGCCGACCTGGAAGTCATGCTCCAGGCGGAACTGGAGGCGCTTGCCGGCAACGGCCGCGTCGGCCTGTCGGGAACCCCGGTCTCGGTCGTGGCGGAGGCCGCGCAGGCGATCTCGATCGTGCTGCACGAACTGGCGACCAACGCCGCCAAGCACGGCGCGCTCTCCGTTCCCGCGGGGCGGGTCGCCGTCTCCTGGTCGGTCGACCCCGGGGACGGGAAGCTCGTCGTCGACTGGCGGGAGGAGGGCGGGCCGCCGGTGTCCCCGCCGACGCGATCCAGCTTCGGGACCTTCGTGATCGACCGGACGATCAAGGGGCAGCTCCGGGGCGACCTGTCCCGCGACTGGCGCCGGACCGGGCTGTGCCTGCGGATGACGCTTCCGCCGGACTGCTTCCGGACGAGCGGGGTGCGAGCCCCGGCCCTCCCGGCGGCGCCCCGGCCGGCCGAGGACCAGCCCCGGAAGCCCATCAGGAACGCCGCGGTGATGATCGTGGAGGACGAGGCGCTGACCGCCACGGCGATGGCGCGGGAACTGGAGACGGCGGGATACCGCGTGCTCGGCCCGGTCGGGCGCCTGCAGGAGGCGATCGAGCTGGCGCGCACCTCCCGGCCGGACGCGGCCGTCCTGGACGTCAACCTGTTCGGCCAGCCCTCGTACCCGGTCGCCTCCGTGCTGGACGACATGGGGGTGCCGTTCCTGTTCTGCACGGGATACGGCTCGCTCAACGAACCGGACGGCCGCTTCGACAAGGCGGCGGTCCTGACCAAGCCGGTCAGCCCCACCCTCCTGAGGGATGCCGTCGCATCGCTGCTGACCGCCGGCGTGGACACGGAGGTGGGCTGA
- a CDS encoding PhoX family protein: protein MAKSLDERFGPIVVEDADDIGSNDSTNTPFLEISGIRAGRRDLLKGLLGTTTALGAAFATGAAGAVLRPSDAAAQGASTLTFTQPRHVILDTHQVAPGYDVDLLIRWGDKVMPDAPAFDPKNLTGAAQEKQFGYNCDYIGYLPLPHGSGSSEHGLLGINHEYTAPELMFADWLQAGADGKRKERGTTPEETKVEMAAHGHTVIEVRKENGRWAVVDGSPYARRITMNTACRISGPAAGHARMRTGADPAGTTVYGVLNNCAGGKTPWGTILISEENFNGYFGGGDPDSSPQAKHYKRYGISAESRYWWHETVDRFDLGKEPNESNRFGWMTEYDPYDAASVPVKRTALGRFKHEGATSILNKDGRVVLYSGDDERFDYLYRFVTKGTYDPDDRAANRDLLDEGTLSVAKFGDDGTLEWLPLVHGQGPLTAANGFESQAEVLIETRRAADLVGATPMDRPEDVEPNPVNGRVYVMCTNNTRRKAGQVDAVNPRPENRHGQIVELIPPGGTGREADHAAGTFRWDHVLLAGNPASEKDKAAYHPATDVWLSSPDNCAFDPQGRLWISTDQGEAQAKNGIPDGMYACDLEGPGRALVKFFFGCPAGAEMCGPEFTPDGKTLFLAVQHPAEGEDSTLENPLTRWPDFQPGMPPRPSVVVVTKQDGGPVGS from the coding sequence ATGGCGAAGAGCCTGGACGAGCGTTTCGGACCCATCGTCGTCGAGGACGCCGATGACATCGGCAGCAATGATTCGACCAATACCCCGTTCCTGGAAATCTCCGGGATACGGGCCGGCAGGCGCGACCTGCTGAAAGGCCTGCTCGGCACCACGACCGCGCTGGGCGCCGCCTTCGCGACGGGAGCCGCCGGCGCCGTGCTTCGGCCGTCCGACGCGGCGGCGCAAGGGGCGTCCACGCTCACCTTCACGCAGCCCAGGCATGTCATCCTGGACACCCACCAGGTGGCTCCCGGCTACGACGTCGACCTGCTGATCCGCTGGGGCGACAAGGTGATGCCCGACGCGCCGGCGTTCGACCCGAAGAACCTGACCGGCGCCGCGCAGGAGAAGCAGTTCGGCTACAACTGCGACTATATCGGCTACCTGCCGCTTCCCCATGGCTCCGGCAGTTCCGAGCATGGGCTTCTCGGCATCAACCACGAATACACCGCACCCGAGCTGATGTTCGCCGATTGGCTCCAGGCCGGCGCGGACGGGAAGCGCAAGGAGCGGGGCACCACCCCGGAGGAAACCAAGGTCGAGATGGCCGCGCACGGCCACACCGTGATTGAGGTCAGGAAGGAGAACGGGCGCTGGGCCGTGGTCGACGGCAGCCCCTATGCCCGCCGGATCACCATGAACACGGCCTGCCGCATCTCCGGCCCGGCCGCCGGGCACGCGCGCATGCGGACCGGCGCCGACCCGGCCGGCACCACGGTGTACGGCGTGCTCAACAACTGCGCCGGCGGCAAGACGCCGTGGGGCACCATCCTGATCTCGGAGGAGAACTTCAACGGCTACTTCGGCGGCGGCGATCCGGACTCGTCGCCGCAGGCCAAGCACTACAAGCGCTACGGGATCTCGGCGGAGTCGCGATACTGGTGGCACGAGACCGTCGACCGCTTCGACCTGGGCAAGGAGCCCAACGAGTCCAACCGGTTCGGCTGGATGACCGAGTACGACCCCTACGACGCCGCGTCGGTGCCGGTGAAGCGGACGGCGCTCGGCCGGTTCAAGCACGAAGGCGCGACCAGCATCCTCAACAAGGACGGCCGCGTCGTGCTGTATTCGGGCGACGACGAGCGGTTCGACTATCTCTACCGCTTCGTCACGAAGGGCACCTACGATCCCGACGACCGGGCCGCCAACCGCGACCTGCTGGACGAGGGAACCCTGTCGGTCGCCAAGTTCGGCGACGACGGCACCCTGGAGTGGCTGCCGCTGGTCCACGGGCAGGGACCGCTGACCGCGGCCAACGGCTTCGAGAGCCAGGCCGAGGTGCTGATCGAGACCCGGCGCGCCGCCGACCTGGTCGGCGCCACGCCGATGGACCGGCCGGAGGACGTGGAGCCGAACCCGGTCAACGGCCGCGTCTACGTCATGTGCACCAACAACACGCGGCGCAAGGCAGGCCAGGTCGACGCGGTCAACCCGCGTCCCGAGAACCGCCACGGCCAGATCGTCGAGCTGATCCCGCCCGGCGGCACCGGCCGGGAGGCCGACCACGCGGCCGGGACCTTCCGGTGGGACCACGTGCTGCTGGCCGGCAATCCCGCCTCGGAAAAGGACAAGGCGGCCTACCACCCGGCAACGGACGTGTGGCTGTCCTCGCCGGACAACTGCGCCTTCGATCCGCAGGGACGGCTGTGGATCTCGACCGACCAGGGCGAGGCACAGGCGAAGAACGGCATCCCGGACGGCATGTACGCCTGCGACCTGGAAGGGCCGGGGCGGGCGCTGGTGAAGTTCTTCTTCGGCTGCCCGGCCGGGGCGGAGATGTGCGGGCCGGAATTCACCCCCGACGGGAAGACGCTGTTCCTGGCCGTGCAGCACCCGGCCGAGGGCGAGGACTCGACCCTGGAGAACCCGCTGACCCGCTGGCCCGACTTCCAGCCCGGCATGCCGCCGCGCCCGTCGGTGGTGGTCGTCACCAAGCAGGACGGCGGCCCGGTCGGAAGCTGA
- a CDS encoding cobalamin B12-binding domain-containing protein: MGLIFDAGSDPQRRAFAERAVLRYWLRHPEMAQRYGDTGRRRCVEDMQYTLLYLEAATTTGSLELFRNYTEWLRSIFICHHLDVADLAGTLETLLEIFTERGDALPAEYLADSLRLMDSMEDVPASRLAENNPHRTLAQAYLTLLLDQDRQGATDLIINAADTGIPLTELYLHVLQPCLHEVGRLWMTGRLTIPQEHFVTTTTQSILAQLQPYAACRSGNGRRLLAVCIDGELHEIGLHMVGDVFTLNGWETTYLGASVPVGDIVKAVETQKPELLALSVTIAPNLPKAAALIEALRADPECDGTRIIVGGYPFNRCPDLWRRIGADAHGRDAAAAVAWADRQFALPGPA; encoded by the coding sequence ATGGGACTGATCTTCGATGCCGGTTCGGATCCGCAGCGTCGCGCCTTCGCGGAGCGAGCCGTCCTGCGTTACTGGCTCCGGCATCCCGAGATGGCGCAGCGGTACGGCGACACGGGCCGCCGGCGCTGCGTCGAGGACATGCAGTACACGCTGCTTTACCTGGAGGCCGCCACCACCACCGGCAGCCTGGAACTGTTCCGCAATTACACGGAATGGCTCCGGTCGATCTTCATCTGTCACCACCTCGACGTCGCCGACCTGGCCGGAACGCTGGAAACGCTCCTGGAAATCTTCACCGAGCGCGGCGACGCCCTGCCGGCCGAGTACCTGGCCGACAGCCTGCGGCTGATGGACAGCATGGAGGACGTCCCCGCGAGCCGGCTCGCGGAGAACAATCCGCACCGGACCCTGGCGCAGGCGTATCTGACGCTGCTGCTCGACCAGGACCGGCAGGGCGCCACGGACCTGATCATCAACGCCGCCGACACCGGCATCCCGCTGACCGAACTTTACCTGCACGTCCTCCAGCCCTGCCTCCACGAGGTGGGCCGGCTCTGGATGACCGGCCGGCTCACCATCCCGCAGGAGCATTTCGTCACGACGACCACCCAGTCGATCCTGGCCCAGCTTCAGCCCTATGCCGCCTGCCGCTCGGGCAACGGGCGGCGCCTCCTCGCCGTCTGCATCGACGGGGAACTGCACGAGATCGGCCTGCACATGGTCGGCGACGTCTTCACCCTGAACGGCTGGGAAACCACCTACCTGGGCGCCAGCGTTCCCGTGGGCGACATCGTCAAGGCCGTGGAGACGCAGAAGCCGGAGCTCCTGGCCCTGTCCGTCACCATCGCTCCGAACCTGCCGAAGGCCGCCGCCCTGATCGAGGCCCTGAGGGCCGATCCGGAGTGCGACGGCACCCGGATCATCGTCGGGGGCTATCCTTTCAACCGCTGCCCCGACCTGTGGAGGCGGATCGGCGCCGACGCCCATGGCCGCGACGCCGCCGCGGCGGTCGCCTGGGCCGACAGGCAATTCGCGCTTCCCGGTCCGGCATAG
- a CDS encoding SCO family protein produces the protein MRALVLATLAAAACLHMAPAFADPGHHPGGFDYDPPEPGTYRLPPLAPAADGTALDETGAVRGLHDLMAGRVTVLGFIYTRCGDVCPLGTLMMRDLHEATAADAGLAAGVRLVTMSFDPGYDTPEVMAAQARALRAPGGADWQFLTARGRPELEEVLAAYDQRVLRKADPDDPGGPLAHQLRVYLIDGERRIRNIYSLDFLDPRLVLADIRTLMLEDAARH, from the coding sequence GTGCGCGCCCTTGTCCTAGCAACGCTCGCCGCGGCGGCCTGCCTCCATATGGCGCCGGCCTTCGCCGATCCCGGGCACCATCCCGGCGGGTTCGACTACGATCCGCCGGAGCCGGGCACCTACCGCCTGCCGCCGCTCGCCCCGGCCGCGGACGGGACGGCCCTGGACGAGACCGGGGCGGTGCGCGGCCTGCACGACCTGATGGCGGGCAGGGTGACCGTCCTCGGCTTCATCTATACCCGGTGCGGCGACGTCTGCCCGCTCGGCACCCTGATGATGCGCGACCTGCACGAGGCGACGGCCGCGGACGCCGGCCTGGCCGCCGGGGTGCGGCTGGTCACCATGAGCTTCGATCCCGGCTACGACACGCCGGAGGTCATGGCGGCGCAGGCCCGGGCGCTGCGTGCCCCCGGGGGCGCCGACTGGCAGTTCCTGACCGCCCGCGGCCGGCCGGAGCTGGAGGAGGTCCTGGCCGCCTACGACCAGCGGGTGCTGCGCAAGGCCGACCCGGACGATCCCGGCGGGCCGCTGGCCCACCAGCTGCGGGTCTACCTGATCGACGGCGAACGCCGGATCCGCAACATCTACAGCCTGGATTTCCTGGATCCGCGGCTGGTCCTGGCCGACATCCGCACCCTGATGCTGGAGGACGCGGCGCGCCACTGA
- the mtoX gene encoding methanethiol oxidase produces the protein METVGGLLRRFIGAAGLLLATAAAPAVADETCMSPFMPKITGQEDYVYVWTLGVEGMGDGSDKLVTVDVRPGSATYGKVIASASVGSRNEAHHGGFTDDRRYFWTSGLDTSRIFVFDIHTDPARPKLERTIEDFVEASGGVVGPHGAYALPGRMLMSGLSNAKDGGGRTALVEYTNDGRFLAAHWMPTAEDPRGAEIESVADGYGYDQRVLPRKNALLTSSFTGKSNYMRDFGEMLKDPEAMKQFGQTVVLWDFHERKPRKVFHVPGAPLEIRWAWGPTHDYAFTTTALTSKIWLIHLDTDGEWKAKAVADVGNPSDIPLPVDISLSADDRTLFVDTFMDGKVRVFDVGDPHAPKQIYEETIGKQVNMVSQSWDGRRVYFTTSLLANWDKKGADNDQFIKGYDWDGKRLHHRFTIDFNAEKLGRPHIMRLGAASLYAN, from the coding sequence ATGGAAACGGTCGGGGGATTGCTGCGTCGGTTCATCGGGGCGGCAGGGTTGCTGCTCGCTACGGCCGCGGCGCCGGCCGTGGCGGACGAGACCTGCATGTCGCCCTTCATGCCCAAGATCACAGGGCAGGAGGATTACGTCTATGTCTGGACCCTGGGCGTCGAGGGGATGGGCGACGGGTCGGACAAGCTGGTGACCGTCGATGTCCGGCCGGGCTCGGCGACCTATGGCAAGGTGATCGCCAGCGCCTCGGTCGGCAGCCGCAACGAGGCGCACCATGGCGGCTTCACCGACGACCGGCGCTATTTCTGGACCAGCGGGCTGGATACCAGCCGGATCTTCGTCTTCGACATCCACACCGATCCGGCCCGCCCGAAGCTGGAGCGGACGATCGAGGATTTCGTCGAAGCCAGCGGCGGCGTGGTCGGGCCGCACGGCGCTTATGCCCTGCCCGGGCGCATGCTGATGTCGGGGCTGTCCAACGCCAAGGACGGGGGAGGGCGCACCGCCCTGGTCGAATACACCAACGACGGCCGGTTCTTGGCCGCCCATTGGATGCCGACCGCCGAGGACCCCCGCGGAGCCGAGATCGAGAGCGTCGCGGACGGCTACGGCTACGACCAGCGCGTCCTGCCGCGCAAGAACGCGTTGCTGACCTCGTCCTTCACCGGCAAATCCAACTACATGAGGGACTTCGGCGAGATGCTGAAGGACCCGGAGGCCATGAAGCAGTTCGGCCAGACCGTGGTGCTGTGGGACTTCCACGAGCGCAAGCCGCGCAAGGTTTTCCACGTGCCCGGCGCGCCGCTGGAGATCCGCTGGGCCTGGGGGCCGACCCACGACTACGCCTTCACCACCACGGCGCTGACCTCCAAGATCTGGCTGATCCACCTGGACACCGACGGCGAGTGGAAGGCCAAGGCGGTGGCCGACGTCGGCAATCCGTCCGACATCCCGCTGCCGGTGGACATCAGCCTCAGCGCCGACGACAGAACCCTGTTCGTGGACACCTTCATGGACGGCAAGGTCCGGGTTTTCGACGTCGGCGATCCCCACGCGCCGAAGCAGATCTACGAAGAAACGATCGGCAAACAGGTCAACATGGTCTCCCAGTCCTGGGACGGCCGGCGGGTCTATTTCACCACCTCGCTGCTCGCCAACTGGGACAAGAAGGGCGCCGACAACGACCAGTTCATCAAGGGCTACGACTGGGACGGCAAGCGGCTCCACCACCGCTTCACCATCGACTTCAACGCCGAGAAGCTGGGCCGGCCGCACATCATGCGGCTGGGCGCCGCCAGCCTCTACGCGAACTGA
- a CDS encoding NUDIX hydrolase has protein sequence MNIATVLARAALASMLSLAPAQAAVPDDPRPPDALTLFGARLTDNSFEELLTAEDLTWRDSYLVGVAASRRVWEFGRHAEIDLEGQVVRHFGNERHWEFNALPVARWLRFPWSESVHTGVAYGLGLSYATRKPAEEVAMNGSTEHWLVYWVIEAEVGPPARPWSAVARLHHRSPAFGLMGDAGGANSLTAGVRWRY, from the coding sequence ATGAACATCGCCACGGTGCTGGCTCGCGCCGCTCTGGCTTCGATGCTGTCGCTGGCACCTGCCCAGGCGGCGGTCCCGGATGATCCGCGCCCGCCCGACGCCCTCACGCTGTTCGGAGCCCGGCTGACCGACAACTCCTTCGAGGAACTGCTGACCGCGGAGGACCTGACCTGGCGCGACTCCTACCTGGTGGGAGTCGCTGCGTCGCGCCGGGTGTGGGAGTTCGGCCGCCATGCCGAGATCGACCTGGAAGGCCAGGTGGTCCGCCATTTCGGCAACGAGCGCCACTGGGAATTCAACGCCCTGCCGGTCGCCCGCTGGCTTCGGTTCCCCTGGAGCGAGTCGGTCCACACGGGAGTCGCCTACGGCTTGGGCCTGTCCTACGCGACGCGGAAACCGGCCGAGGAGGTGGCGATGAACGGCTCCACCGAGCACTGGCTGGTCTACTGGGTGATCGAGGCCGAGGTCGGGCCGCCCGCCCGGCCGTGGAGCGCGGTGGCCCGCCTGCACCACCGCTCCCCGGCGTTCGGCCTGATGGGCGACGCGGGCGGAGCCAACTCCCTCACGGCGGGGGTCCGCTGGAGGTATTGA